Genomic segment of Prinia subflava isolate CZ2003 ecotype Zambia chromosome 4, Cam_Psub_1.2, whole genome shotgun sequence:
CAGCACTTGCCCTTCCAAATGCATCCACTGGGAAGAATGCCAGAAAGAATCAAGAAAGGACATGAAGTGGCAGAGTCAAAAACTTAGTCCATGAAAATCATGTCTTTGGAGAAGAAACTGCTTTTCTGAAGCATAAACCCAGCTCTAAGGACACTGGTGCTGACTTTGGCGTCTAGACAGGAGGGTGTTTTGGAGGAGGGTGTTGTGGTGACCTTTCCTCCCCACTCCAGAGCATCCCAAGCAATGCTgacctgcccctgcagctgggctggtttGGAGCCATGGAGGTTTCTCATGGCCTGATTTGGAGCCATGGAGGTTTCTGGTAGCCTGATTTGGAGCCAGGGAGGTTTCTCATGGCCTGATTTGGAGCCAGGGAGGTTTCTGGTAGCCTGATTTGGAGCCAGGGAGGTTTCTCATGGCCTGATTTGGAGCCAGGGAGGTTTCTGGTAGCCTGATTTGGAGCCTTGGAGGTTTTTCATATGATTCAGAAGCAGGAGCTGGTATCCACTGAGGTGTGGGTGGGCACGTAAATCCAGCCTCAGGATCAAAGATGTGGAGACATCCCACAGGGAGCAACCGGGAACTTTGTGTAGACTTGgttgcagcagtgctgctgcatctgGCTCTGATGTGGATGGAGAAATCGGACATCTCACTCCCTCATTCCcaaggaggagaggcagggctgagcGTGCAGCCATTGCCTTGGCACAGGCACTGTTTAGGTCCTTCTCTGATACTCAGAGTGTGCAGACCATATGTTACATTCCAgctttctctcttctgtttACTTCTACCCATTTTCCCATGTGCCATCAGCCCTGAAGCTCTTTTTTCTCTACTAGTCCCTCTTGGCCAGCAGACTGTAATTCCTAGGTCATCTTCAAAGGAGATGCAGAGCAGCAAAACCCAAGCCCTGGGGTGATGCTGTAAGCTTATCCTTCAGCAAAAGCTGGAGGAGCCTTGTCTTTTAAAGGAGTGTTCAAAGTGTTGTCTGAAACACAAAATCATTTACCAGGTTGCAACACAGTTATTCCCCTTGGCCCATGAAGTAAAGCACATGTAAATTTGTAGTGTAGGGGAGGCACACAGTTTTTGGATGGGTTTACATACTGGTTTTTGTTACTGCACTTCTGGATGAGAGCAGTGTCTTAGTTTGAGAGagaggtgtctgccagggaaagccgGAGCCTCCCTTGGAACAGAGAATGCAAACCCCCTTCCTCTGAGTGACTATAGTTTTAAAAtgaaggggctctcaggcaaaggtatggggataggaataacagttcttgaCTGGTAtttataaaaagcaaacaataaCTATggcattaacaacaaaacagcCAGGAACCTCGTGACAGCCTTCTTGGCCGGGacaggaagggatggaggagaggctttgcCTCACAAAACCCTGGGGCAGTCTGATCCCAGTGCTCCCTTGCAGGACTCTGAGGAGCacccagctgcaggggcaggaatgagcaggaatcccgggctggtggGTGGGATGTACCAGGAGCTCTGCGGTGTAGCTGGAGGGGCAGGaatgagcaggaatcccgggctggtggatgagatgtaCCAGGAGCTCCGCGGTGTAGCTGGAGGGGCAGGaatgagcaggaatcccgggctggtggGTGGGATGTACCAGGAGCTCCGCGGTGTAGCTGGCACTGCgggatgtcctggcagggcaggggccgcGGGGCCCGCGTACAGAAATCCAGAGCAGCGGCGGGGCGGGACAGCGGCTCCCGCAGGGCAGGAAGAAGCGAGCTCGGAATTCCTGGTCACACGAGCAGATGGTGGTCGATCCCTAGGACTGGGCTCCTGTGATGATAGCGGATTCCACCGGCAGTAAGCAACAGCTTGGCCGTCCTCGTTCCGAAGCCGAGAGCGAGAGAgggcagctgccccagccccgtcCCTTACCTGCCCCCGAACTCTCGGTAGCTCCCCCTGAGAGAGACTCCCAGAGGTAGCCAGGTGCTGCACTCCTCTCCTCTGgccacttcttttgttttttgcttaAGTACCAGTAACCCAGTAATTAGTTTCTTAGCaacttaggggaaaaaattttataggtaaaaaagaaacaaatctaacccccaacaagcAGTCAGCTGCAGGTCACGGCTCTGCATGTTGTGATCTAATGAGGAAAACTCAGAGGGAGGATCCGGCATCTTGGTATAAACTGTCCAGCAAAGGCTTGCtctcaaaagcaaaaaagcatcAAATagcaggaaacattttttttctatcaacATGTAGCCCAAAAGCACTTTGCTTTTTGACTCCTATctacatttctgtttctcaccCAGGTGATTCCTGCCACCTCCTCTaagcttttgtattttctggtattttttgaTAGCAAATGTGAATACTGATATATTCCTGTAGCTCAGCTAGCTAGCTTAAAacgatattattttttatatttcactgGAAAAACATGGTGTCAGACAATAGCCACAGAAATAAACTTCTATCtacatgcaaataaaaaaggGTTTATTGGAGATTTTAAACCACATAGAATAATTTTGACCAGTCTCATGTAAAGGTGGCTGCAGTGATACCTTGCAACAGTCTTGGGCCCATTCCAGCAAGATTTGATTTAATCCATGCTGCAGTTAGTGTTTTCTTTGGAACTGCAGTGTTCTCAGATGTTCAGGCTTCATCTCATATTTACAAGGTAGACACCAATTAGGCTTGTGTTCAGATATATTGACAAGGCCAGTGTTGCAGgtatttaaacagaaaacaacaaaaagccatACACAAACCAGAGAAATTCTTGCTGGCAGTTCAGAAATGCTTGCCCAGGGTCATGGGGTATTTGTCTCAGATTCTGAGCTGTTGCTTGCCTTCAACTCAGACTCTCTCATCTTGCAGTACAATTATTCTGTAGAAGGTCAAAAaagaattagatttttttttttatgttctctCTGAGCAGCTCCAAGACGCAGCAAAAGAGCTCTCAGGATGCCAGAACCAGCAAAATCAACCTCAGCCCCCAAAAAGGGCTCCAAGAAAGCCGTGACGAAGACCCAGAAGAAGGGTGATAAAAAGCGTCACAAAAGCAGGAAAGAGAGCTACTCCATCTATGTCTACAAGGTGCTGAAGCAGGTCCATCCTGACACGGGCATCTCCTCCAAGGCCATGGGCATCATGAACTCCTTCGTCAATGACATCTTTGAGCGCATTGCTGGAGAGGCCTCCCGCCTGGCGCACTACAACAAGCGCTCCACCATCACGTCCCGGGAGATCCAGACGGCCGTGCGCCTGCTGCTCCCGGGGGAGCTGGCCAAGCACGCCGTCTCCGAGGGCACCAAGGCTGTCACCAAGTACACCAGCTCCAAGTAGCCAgacagcccctctgccatgggacCATCGAGCAGCGGGGCCTCCACACAAGCACAGGTAGGCAGCCATGGTCTGGATGAACGGTCACAACTATTACCCACAGCAATCCGCAGCCTGGGGATGGGCGTGAGAAGCTGCCCAAaggaagaggagacagcaggCTGGATGTCAGCTGATTTGCATGATCTGTTCAGGATGTGGAAAGGATTTGTCGAGGCTGGTAGTGGAGGCCCCTGCTTTCACATCTCATTCAAAGAACTGACCAACCATAGTATATCCAGTCTCCTCTGTGCTTGGCAAACATTCATGGTGGGCACGGGGAGGGGgcgctggcagcagcagcacagagacaccATCACTGAAGTCTTCCTGTTTGACTGCTTTCTCACAGTCATCTGATATGGGTACTGAGGAGTCAGCGCTGCATCCTGTCTCTCAGAGCCTCAGTCCCTCCTGGTGTGCAGTGGCTCAGcccaccctgtgctggcagaagtGGCATCAACAGCTACCAGGCACATATTGATTCAACAGCTATCTGTGCTTGACAGCCTGTTTTAAAGAGCAAGCCTGGCAGGCAGGCAGTTGCCCACGTTGATGGCAAGCACTaatcctcctcctttctcctgaTGGATGAGCCAtggagcaggatgagggtgCCGGCACTGGAGCTGCCCACTGCCTCCCACCTTGTGCTGAGGTGGAGGGATGGACAAAGTGGGATGTTGGGAATGGGTCTCTAtctttcctggctgctgctttgcctGCCTTAGGACTTGCTTTGGCATGCAAGACATTGctaattctgctgcttttcagagaCTTTTCTTGCCTTGatgctgcctggctgctcccttcCACTGTAAGTGTGGGCACACTGGGGTGGTGCCCATGGGGGTCCCCTCTCCTGTGAGCAATAGGGTGGTGCAGGACAAACAGCACAGACGTTTTGGGCATGGACTGAGGATTTGGGAAGGCATCTGatgtgggagcagaggtggtTAGTGCATTTTGAGGGGTGGGAGGAAGCTGGCTCCCCGCAGAGATCGGTGCTAGCAGCTCACCTGGCCCTGCCACCCCTAAATCATTCAGCAGTtagaaagcaaagacaaaattgGAGGCTGGGTGGATATATAGGGATACTTGCCTGCATTCCAGGTATTTGAAAGATTAAATAGTTTTAAACTACTTCAGATACTCCCCATATCTTTTCAGAGTCCACAGTAAGGTGAGCAATAATAAAATCATGATAAAGCCATAGAGGTTAAGGGAGGAATGTCTTGGTTACAGGTTTATCTTGCCCAGACTGGTGGATAGCAGAAGGGCCTGTGTAGAACTGCTGTGAAGTTGAAGCTTCCTactcaaaacacaaaattatccaacatttaaaaaaaatcaaagtctCTGGTAGGCAGTAAcactcaaataaaaatattcatgtctAAAATAACAACAGCTTTCTGCAACTTACTCTGTAAATAAAAGGAGCAGCAAAGAAATAGGATCCAGACCTAAGTGGAGATTCTCCCTAAGCTTCAAGAccttgtttttaattaaaaggtaAACTCATATCCCAAAATAGCAGCCATGCAGTACATTTCTATCTTTCCCCTGTGTTTACCTCTGTCCTGTTTCTTCACACTTTTAGAGTGATTGGGACCTTTGACAAATTTATGTTGCTTTTGGAGCTGTAGGACTCTGCAGTTCCAGAAGATTCGCATTGCAATCATTTTTCCAGTTGGTCTGAGGGAAGGACTGCATAGCCCTGCTCAGAAAcctgagagcagcctggggtCTCCTGTGGTCTCTGTGCAAGAGTGAAGGTCAATTTGTTTAtgggctgctcccacagccctgctttggGCGTGATCACCACACACTTGAAAAGGGGCTTTCCTCCCACGCTCTGCACAGCAGTACCACAGAGCTGTGTTTCATAGCCTAATGCCAGCAGGAATCTCTGCTCAAAGCTCTCAGAAAGAACAAACCCCAGCACCCACAagaagcagctcccagcagcagcacatgtaTTCAGTATCAGTAGCATGGGTAACCTGGGCCTCTTGGCCAGGACACTTTGCCATGACAGCTTagtatttccttttgtttccaatcAAATAATCAAAATCAGACACCAAAGATTAACCTGTACCTGCAGAGGGCCTAGAGCCACCATCCTTGATGCCTCTGCCACAAGGAATGGAGGCGGTGGATGATGCACACTGGGGGACTGTTGGGAATGAAGGGCTgaatggcagtgctggagctttCTTCTTCTGTCTCTGTGAGCTGCAGGTCAGAATTCATCCCCTCGGGGAGTCCTCTTGAAGGCAGAAATTCAGATTGGAATGAACCCACTCCAGTCCAAGCAGTGTGTTTGAGCCAGGACACATCTCCCAGGATTACCTGGCACAGCCTCTAAACTCTCCCTCTTTTGCACAGAGCAGAGTCCCACTTTAGTCTCCAAGACTGcaagaaatcaagaaaataaaattaagtattGACCCTCCAGGGTCTCCTGGGGAGCTCAGGGAGCCAAGAACGAGGCTGGACACTTAGACAAGAGCTGCTCACTCCATACTCATACTCAGAGTATTGATcccattttttcttccattgtTGTCATTCTCCATTTTTGGAGATTGTTTCAGAAAGAGGAGAACCACTGATTTAAAGCTAAAAATATACTTGAAATCTTAAAGAAGATTTTTATATTGTCTAAAGCCAAGTGACTGAGACTGATCTTGTCCATGCATTTATAGTTTAGGCTGTCCTTTTATGCACTATTTGCTCCTCACTGTCcatttgttttttggtttttttcacttcctCCTGATGATATGAAGCACAGGATTGAGGAACTGATCCATATTaaaacaaaccttttttttttttttcctttctttcaagCTTTGTTTTAATCCTGTTCTGGTGGCTCCTCTGTTTTGTCACTGTTGTACAGACATTTGTGCCAGCAAAGGGAAGGGATGATCCAGGAAAGATAAGGCTGGTAATGAACTAGGACTGACACAGAAAGCATTTGAGAAGTTAATATACAGGACACCGTCCACAGCAGTTAAATGGGAATTAGTTTGAATGTTGAGCTTGGGCTAAGCCTTAATATTGGAAGCAATAGAAGGTGGTCTAAAAGTTTAAGGATTGAGTGTCCACTAAGTAATCTGAGGTGTGACATACTTCACAGTTTCCTGGTAAGGAGGCTTGCTGCAGAAGATTCTGCACTGCAGGATCTGTGCTTTTAAAGAATACATATTTCCAGCTCTGGAAtagagaaaatgttttgaaactgaaaataatatACCAAGCCCCACTGTCCCTACCTCATTCCTGCTGCAGTCCCAGAAGCATCTGTGGTCCATGCCTGTGTTTTGCCaggcaaatttaaaaaaattaactacaGATTGAAAGTtggaaagaaagatgaaaaaggtAATACAGCCTTGATATTAACCTCTTATTAACCCCAAGGATATCACTGCACTgagttatttattttcatgtacaaattaaaagagaaaacaagctATTCTAGATCTTCTGATTTTCCACCCTACTTCCCTGGAAGGGCCTAAAGTCCATCTGCCTCTCACAACAGAGTTCAGCCTATGGAAGAACTGAGTGGCCACCTGCAGGGAGGCTTGCTCCTGCTCAGGACAGACAGGTTTTTAGTCAAGCATGGGGAAAACGAGCAGAAACAAACTGGAGGACAAGTGCCTGTCCTGGACAGACACAACTGTGGGTCCCTCAAAGGGACACTAAAGAGTCCTGCCCAGTGGAGTTGTGTggcctctgcacagccctgagcatTTGTTCCATTGTAGCATTTCCT
This window contains:
- the LOC134550289 gene encoding histone H2B 5-like translates to MPEPAKSTSAPKKGSKKAVTKTQKKGDKKRHKSRKESYSIYVYKVLKQVHPDTGISSKAMGIMNSFVNDIFERIAGEASRLAHYNKRSTITSREIQTAVRLLLPGELAKHAVSEGTKAVTKYTSSK